One region of Theileria equi strain WA chromosome 4 map unlocalized gcontig_1105316255039, whole genome shotgun sequence genomic DNA includes:
- a CDS encoding conserved hypothetical protein (encoded by transcript BEWA_051730A), with amino-acid sequence MSSYDRNVPMSFDFFKKRKKRDRNKSKTNGYTSPVMSVTSLSESFINSSQQSKSSSIKRGTFRGILNDSVTPKSQKRKHDTSETNESLDAPPNYPNIDTNLCKAFNYITWARDQMVFGNEHIISLPNLEQLFLTQLNKMRSDMDQNVSILKCITEVIYNRMLDIYNSYNYLLNNTSQYCHLSTVYLNSYIFVRPVDFSNFDFLTNTADVAISIEGHRVNKPTFIQEHLISYFGKSCEYLPSKYSSEYIYKQISIENDYLPNLITKVTLQRAMKQLVVVKAIVDIPIIDLLPYEGYEMNELKTGEKGWLPLYISERLTHSGFIVVELPSYLTQEFLRDFRKREHKSSELEKLPNDYFFEIAYIFTKAKLFKKLYIPNMSNRSKMYNYISKVAGIVEDIKYFRIAKIRSYLDTLSMSNSIIQFDNFQFSETYLINQFLSGYCPFVDKAKKLDHQPWMQIDHLIGDLENTLLDSIKQPIV; translated from the exons ATGTCTAGCTACGACAGGAATGTGCCAATGAGTTTTGATTTTTTTAAGAAGCGTAAAAAGCGTGATCGAAACAAATCTAAAACGAATG GCTACACATCACCTGTTATGTCGGTTACTTCCCTCTCTGAATCATTTATAAACAGCTCACAACAAAGCAAATCCTCTAGTATAAAGAGAGGTACCTTTCGgggaattttaaatgacAGTGTTACACCAAAATCGCAAAAAAGAAAACATGATACCAGTGAAACAAATGAATCGCTTGATGCACCGCCAAATTATCCAAATATTGATACAAACCTTTGTAAAGCCTTCAACTATATCACATGG GCTCGGGACCAAATGGTTTTTGGGAATGAACATATTATTTCATTACCAAATTTGGAACAATTGTTCCTAACACAACTAAAT AAAATGCGCTCGGACATGGACCAAAACGTTTCCATCTTAAAGTGCATAACAGAGGTTATATACAATAGGATGTTGGATATCTACAACTCATACAACTATCTACTGAACAACACAAGCCAGTACTGTCATTTATCAACCGTGTATTTGAACTCTTACATATTTGTAAGACCTGtggatttttcaaattttgattttttaACAAACACAGCGGATGTCGCGATCTCAATCGAAGGACACAGAGTCAATAAGCCAACTTTTATTCAGGAACATCTTATCTCATATTTTGGCAAGTCTTGTGAGTATTTGCCTTCCAAATACTCTTCGGAATATATATACAAACAAATCTCCATTGAGAATGACTATCTTCCAAATCTTATTACAAAGGTTACTCTCCAACGTGCAATGAAGCAATTGGTTGTAGTAAAAGCTATTGTAGATATTCCAATAATTGACCTATTGCCTTATGAAGGGTATGAAATGAATGAACTAAAGACTGGTGAAAAGGGTTGGCTTCCGCTATACATTAGCGAAAGACTCACCCACAGTGGGTTCATAGTTGTCGAACTTCCCTCGTATTTGACGCAGGAGTTCTTGAGAGATTTTAGGAAGCGTGAGCATAAATCGTCTGAACTTGAAAAGCTTCCAAATGACTATTTTTTTGAAATCGCatatatattcacaaagGCAAAGCTATTCAAAAAGTTgtatattccaaatatgaGCAATCGCAGCAAAATGTACAATtacatttccaaagtagCAG GAATTGTTGAGGATATAAAATACTTTAGAATCGCAAAAATTCGAAGTTATTTGGACACACTGTCAATGTCCAACTCTATCATTCAGTTTGATAATTTTCAATTCTCCGAAACTTATCTCATAAACCAATTTTTGTCTGGATACTGTCCGTTTGTCGATAAGGCCAAAAAATTAGACCACCAACCATGGATGCAAATAGACCACTTGATAGGAGATCTGGAAAACACACTCTTAGACTCTATAAAACAGCCCATAGTCTAA
- a CDS encoding conserved hypothetical protein (encoded by transcript BEWA_051740A), with product MSKKIQKLRGLKSKLFKKQRYAEKVELKKKIKKHEEKGGKEEVVEKTDGAIPAYLLERGDVNRTKILSNMIKQKRKEKAGKWAVPIPKVRAMNEDEMFRVLRTGKRKKKMWKRVVDKACFVPEDYTRKPPKYEKYIRPTGLRFKKAHVTHPELKTTFYLDIISVKKNPQSHLYTSLGVITKGTIIEVNVSELGLVTQTGKVIWAKYAQVTNNPENDGCINSVLLV from the exons ATGAGTAAGAAGATTCAAAAGCTACGTGGCCTTAAATCTAAGCTATTTAAGAAGCAAAGATACGCTGAGAAGGTGGAACTCAAGAAAAA GATCAAGAAACATGAAGAGAAGGGAGGAAAGGAAGAAGTTGTTGAGAAGACTGATGGAGCTATTCCAGCTTACCTTCTTGAAAGAGGTGACGTTAACCGCACCAAGATTCTGAGCAATATGATCAAGCAAAAGCGTAAAGAAAAGGCTGGAAAATGGGCTGTACCAATTCCAAAAGTCCGTGCTATGAATGAGGATGAAATGTTTAGAGTTTTAAGAACtggaaagaggaaga agaaaatgtggaaaCGTGTGGTTGATAAAGCATGTTTTGTCCCAGAGGATTATACCAGAAAGCCTCCAAagtatgaaaaatatataaGACCAACAGGACTAAGATTTAAGAAGGCACATGTTACTCATCCAGAGCTGAAAACAACGTTTTATCTTGATATTATCTCTGTTAAAAAGAATCCGCAGTCTCACCTGTATACAAGTTTGGGAGTTATTACTAAGG GAACCATTATTGAAGTAAATGTTAGTGAGTTGGGTCTTGTAACTCAAACAGGAAAGGTTATTTGGGCAAAATATGCCCAAGTTACGAATAATCCCGAGAACGACGGTTGTATAAACTCAGTGTTACTAGTTTGA
- a CDS encoding conserved hypothetical protein (encoded by transcript BEWA_051750A), translating to MSTATFLGTPLSKYEIDDIEVGHSSEKIRNYYEAKGLQHKHTRERIRKNKLDTLYTVDTKEGWTPSSFKSSRLNRASYKFQRIESFIDEQDNEILSKRVLNSINLKDAQQELKRIIKNILNNYGYLSKVYGPQLPTNLKSNAKQFRQSGDFRGISEAQHRLREEIALINEDTEAEQPVEHTVTKLKWIKSQFVEQNVQTSTNPNEPKDEKYKWKEEMRHVYDRDIDLEDIRKYYQEYYDLIVKPIEQAQEDNAQSLLEKYTKMGEFTSQSTGMGTYGSHRVTETSRPFGRVTLPYEFNNELLTKFKIKSRDIKPEPKATEVSEIKEKTENTMSLPFQLFTKIFGDSGS from the exons ATGAGTACTGCCACGTTTTTGGGAACCCCTTTATCTAAGTATGAGATCGATGATATAG AGGTCGGACATTCGTCGGAAAAGATCCGTAATTACTATGAAGCAAAGGGTTTGCAACATAAACACACCAGAGAGAGAATCAGAAAAAACAAGCTAGATACCTTGTATACTGTGGACACTAAGGAAGGATGGACTCCAAGTAGCTTCAAATCTTCTAGGCTCAATAGAGCATCGTACAAATTCCAAAGGATTGAGTCATTCATAGACGAACAAGAT AATGAAATTTTGTCCAAAAGAGTTCTCAATAGTATCAATCTGAAAGATGCACAGCAAGAATTAAAGAGGATAATCAAgaacattttaaacaatTATGGCTATCTTTCCAAGGTTTATGGACCACAATTACCAACGAACCTTAAATCAAACGCAAAACAATTTAGACAGTCGGGAGATTTTAGAGGAATATCTGAAGCTCAACACAGATTACGCGAGGAGATTGCACTTATTAATGAAGACACAGAAGCTGAACAACCAGTTGAACATACTGTTACCAAACtaaaatggataaaatcGCAATTTGTGGAACAAAACGTACAAACATCCACGAATCCAAATGAACCAAAAGATGAGAAATATAAGtggaaggaagagatgAGACATGTCTATGATCGGGACATTGATCTGGAAGACATAAGAAAGTACTATCAGGAGTACTATGATTTGATAGTAAAACCAATAGAACAAGCACAAGAGGATAATGCTCAGTCCCTACTTgagaaatatacaaaaatgGGAGAGTTTACATCGCAATCTACCGGGATGGGTACATATGGTAGCCATAGAGTAACAGAAACCTCTCGCCCATTTGGGAGAGTGACACTGCCATATGAGTTTAACAACGAGTTGCTCAccaaatttaaaataaagTCGAGAGATATAAAACCAGAGCCTAAAGCTACTGAAGTTTCTGAAATTAAAGAGAAGACCGAAAACACCATGAGCTTGCCATTCCAACTCTTTACCAAAATATTTGGCGATTCTGGCAGCTAG
- a CDS encoding conserved hypothetical protein (encoded by transcript BEWA_051760A): MVKIDQTYDNIVTGSLKLKGSLICKKKNKIVKIPRPEDKEKDFIKLPTQADSSKEDKPEENANIIDRRIKRVKEDPNLTSSEKAFRIAQLKRSSQKIETALKEAHRDKIEKFNTKLSKLSEHFDIPKVGPG, translated from the exons ATGGTAAAGATTGATCAAACATACGACAATATCGTTACTGGAAGCCTGAAATTGAAAGGCAGTTTAATTTGTAAGAAGAAGAACAAGATTGTGAAAATACCTAGACCGGAGGATAAAGAAAAGGACTTTATAAAGCTACCAACCCAAGCGGATTCTTCCAAAGAAGATAAGCCCGAAGAAAATGCCAATATAATAGACAGACGTATAAAGCGAG TGAAAGAAGACCCAAATTTGACAAGCTCTGAAAAGGCTTTTAGGATCGCACAACTCAAGAGGAGCTCTCAAAAAATAGAAACGGCCCTTAAAGAAGCACACCGGGACAAGATTGAAAAGTTCAATACCAAACTTTCAAAGCTTTCAGAGC atttTGATATACCGAAAGTTGGACCAGGATAA
- a CDS encoding conserved hypothetical protein (encoded by transcript BEWA_051770A) yields MEYNANLHKLVNATNILFHMMDIQPYAMVLPMDKTSSVRNKRKILHKMFNNTQGIDKPRSREDSKTQANITEASLNNSHANISKDKKYELRNGTRAESKLSNSYSGSLEQSNPKTSIDGVHQSNPVTSPTGGIENHTSSFVDTKIDEKYIPVSRVIERLDNDYIVGCMIILAKKGSNKKGIVPIAGGIIEVFDEYERSIQAIWRNSGLENETILMHALVLRLFAHAYQMSIPYAKRVQQKSKLVTIYHTMGTVFPESAYGFIKDDMGLSKHCEVLKGPIQHNDNPKVPCKCLKFETSLTMFHGITEYRFVALYTTVYERVLTHHMSVLSRSTLPKGYESVPEKDEGYSKPYRDTYREIRTKREEDNRVKKYKVDE; encoded by the coding sequence ATGGAATATAATGCAAACTTACATAAACTGGTGAACGCCACCAATATCTTATTCCACATGATGGATATTCAACCTTATGCCATGGTATTGCCAATGGATAAGACCTCTAGCGTCAGAAATAAAAGAAAAATACTACACAAGATGTTCAACAACACACAAGGTATCGATAAACCTCGCTCCAGAGAGGATAGTAAAACACAGGCTAATATCACCGAGGCCAGTTTGAATAACTCACATGCAAACATATCAAAGgataaaaaatatgaacTACGCAATGGTACACGCGCCGAAAGTAAACTTTCTAATTCTTACAGCGGATCGCTTGAACAATCTAATCCGAAAACATCTATAGATGGAGTACATCAAAGTAATCCTGTTACGAGTCCAACTGGAGGAATTGAAAACCATACCAGCAGTTTTGTGGACACGAAAATCgatgaaaaatatattcCTGTTTCTCGCGTCATTGAGAGACTAGACAATGATTATATTGTTGGATGTATGATAATACTCGCTAAAAAAGGATCTAATAAAAAGGGCATTGTCCCTATTGCCGGTGGTATAATTGAGGTCTTTGATGAATACGAACGTTCAATTCAAGCTATTTGGAGAAATAGCGGATTGGAAAATGAGACTATACTTATGCATGCTTTAGTTTTAAGGTTGTTTGCACATGCGTACCAAATGTCTATTCCATACGCTAAAAGAGTACAACAGAAATCTAAGCTAGTAACTATCTATCACACAATGGGCACTGTCTTCCCAGAAAGTGCTTATGGGTTTATAAAGGATGATATGGGTCTATCTAAGCATTGCGAGGTATTAAAAGGACCGATACAACACAATGATAATCCAAAGGTGCCTTGCAAATGCTTGAAATTCGAAACTTCTCTTACAATGTTCCACGGAATTACCGAGTACAGATTTGTTGCGTTGTACACAACAGTATATGAGCGTGTTCTTACACATCACATGTCTGTGTTATCCAGATCAACTCTGCCTAAAGGGTATGAATCTGTTCCCGAGAAGGACGAAGGTTATTCCAAGCCCTACCGAGACACATACAGGGAGATTCGTACCAAAAGAGAAGAAGACAACCGTGTCAAGAAATATAAAGTAGATGAATAA
- a CDS encoding translation elongation factor G1, putative (encoded by transcript BEWA_051780A), with amino-acid sequence MYTIKYRIGFRLLLAKAQKRELSRNFTRYFSSMERCRNIGISAHIDSGKTTLTERILYYTGRIDSIHEVRGSDGVGAKMDSMELERERGITIQSASTYCKWRTNEKEYDINIIDTPGHVDFTIEVERALRVLDGAILLVCSVAGVQSQTLTVNKQMDRYSIPRIFFLNKMDREGADVNRSVEMLQKRMGLQVSLLQLPIFANNKFEGIVDIINGNAYYFKGTHGETLQLEEVPAGMKDMIQETYTNLLEKLADVDDIFAEHFLENNISVPLIKEAIRRSTLNHKMYPVLLGSAKGNKGVQLLLDAVCEYLPHPFEVKNTAYTKDGDPITIDGSISSPLLAYGFKIQDTHLGQLTYLRIYQGTLRKGLPLHLVEDGKRHSFKKLYRMHSNESEEIQSANSGDIVAISGLKCNSGVTFTDGRLEHTMAPLYVPLPVVSLALKKVSHSDLSKLSKALARFQREDPTFKITIDDESKETIMSGMGELHLGIYIERMKREYGLELETGKPIVNYRETVTTRVDFDYTHKRQSGGAGQYGKIIGYIEPIGEDPNDHICIEFVNKLIGNDIPPSFIPSIENGFRECAKKGLLSGRPMINTRFVLTDGASHEVDSSDIAFKLAAFGAFNEVFMDAEPIILEPIMSIEVVSPSEYQSQCLSTLTKRKGVVTNTGNYGDNVVLSADVPLRNMFGYITDLRAATKGQGEFTMEFKYYQPMNKADQDEAMKEYQDSLKK; translated from the exons ATGTATACCATCAAGTATCGCATAGGATTCCGCCTTTTGCTGGCAAAAGCGCAGAAAAGG GAACTTTCCAGAAACTTTACTCGCTACTTTTCCTCTATGGAAAGATGTAGAAACATTGGTATATCTGCCCATATAGATTCTGGAAAGACTACACTCACTGAACGTATTCTCTACTACACAGGAAGGATCGACAGCATCCATGAAGTACGTGGTTCAGACGGTGTTGGTGCCAAGATGGATTCCATGGAACTCGAAAGAGAAAGAGGAATCACAATCCAATCTGCAAGTACGTATTGCAAATGGAGAACGAACGAAAAAGAATATGACATAAACATCATAGACACACCCGGACATGTGGATTTTACCATAGAAGTAGAAAGGGCCTTGAGAGTACTAGATGGTGCCATTTTGTTGGTATGTTCCGTAGCAGGTGTACAAAGTCAAACATTGACAGTAAACAAGCAAATGGACCG ATATTCAATCCCCCGGATATTTTTTTTGAATAAAATGGACAGAGAAGGTGCGGATGTTAATCGATCGGTAGAAATGTTACAAAAGAGAATGGGATTGCAAGTATCTCTACTGCAACTCCCAATATTTGCGAATAATAAATTTGAGGGAATTGTAGATATAATTAATGGAAATGCTTACTATTTTAAAGGAACCCACGGAGAAACATTGCAACTGGAAGAAGTTCCGGCGGGAATGAAAGATATGATACAAGAAACATATACAAACCTCTTGGAAAAGCTTGCAGATGTTGACGATATATTCGCAGAGCATTTTCTGGAGAATAACATTTCTGTACCCTTGATAAAAGAAGCGATCCGACGTTCTACTTTAAATCATAAAATGTATCCTGTACTACTAGGATCAGCAAAGGGAAACAAAGGGGTGCAGTTGCTCTTGGATGCTGTTTGTGAATACCTCCCACATCCCTTTGAAGTCAAGAACACGGCTTACACTAAAGACGGCGATCCTATAACTATAGATGGGTCGATTTCTTCCCCACTTCTGGCATATGGATTCAAAATACAAGATACACACTTGGGACAGCTGACATATTTGCGCATATACCAAGGAACCTTGAGAAAGGGTCTACCACTACACTTGGTAGAGGATGGAAAACGTCATAGTTTTAAGAAACTGTACAGAATGCATTCAAATGAGAGCGAAGAAATACAATCTGCGAACTCTGGGGATATTGTTGCAATATCAGGGCTTAAATGCAACTCTGGTGTTACGTTTACAGATGGAAGACTAGAACATACAATGGCACCGTTATATGTTCCGTTACCAGTTGTTTCATTGGCCCTCAAAAAAGTTAGTCATTCTGATCTATCAAAATTATCAAAAGCCCTTGCGAGGTTCCAGAGGGAAGATCCCACATTTAAAATAACTATAGATGACGAATCTAAAGAAACAATCATGTCCGGAATGGGTGAATTGCATTTAGGAATATATATTGAGAGGATGAAACGTGAGTACGGTCTTGAATTGGAAACGGGGAAACCTATTGTAAACTATAGAGAAACGGTTACCACAAGAGTAGACTTTGATTACACTCACAAACGCCAATCTGGAGGTGCAGGGCAATATGGAAAAATTATAGGCTATATTGAGCCGATTGGAGAAGATCCTAACGACCATATCTGCATAGAATTTGTGAACAAATTGATAGGAAATGACATCCCACCTAGCTTTATCCCTAGCATCGAAAATGGATTTAGGGAATGTGCAAAAAAGGGTCTTTTGTCAGGTAGACCTATGATAAATACAAGATTCGTGCTCACAGATGGAGCTTCACATGAGGTTGACTCGTCGGATATAGCCTTCAAATTGGCCGCATTCGGTGCGTTTAACGAAGTTTTTATGGACGCTGAACCAATTATACTCGAACCAATCATGTCAATAGAAGTTGTCTCTCCATCTGAATATCAATCACAGTGTTTGTCAACCCTCACAAAAAGAAAGGGTGTAGTCACAAATACAGGCAACTACGGAGATAACGTGGTACTAAGTGCAGATGTACCATTAAGAAATATGTTTGGATACATTACGGATCTTAGAGCTGCAACAAAAGGTCAAGGCGAATTCACAATGGAATTCAAGTATTACCAGCCCATGAACAAGGCAGACCAAGATGAAGCAATGAAGGAATACCAAGACTCACTTAAGAAATAA
- a CDS encoding hypothetical protein (encoded by transcript BEWA_051790A), producing the protein MMTLFKIFDCSEMLKCLGEDMSQVSQNSMMWQVSKSWSVLADTLGELSEPDMAVKSNWEASSWEVEEVLTTTDKGDVGEVEVVASLAVRESQDFLDGLASWSSPGKVSTALEALDILTTGDKVSNMGTMMETLDDGTVAGKVNESSRDSEDADSRDQSNNSVHCVFMFF; encoded by the coding sequence ATGATGACattatttaaaatcttcGATTGTTCTGAAATGTTAAAATGTTTAGGCGAAGACATGAGCCAAGTCAGCCAAAACAGCATGATGTGGCAAGTTAGCAAGAGCTGGAGCGTGCTTGCAGACACCCTTGGCGAGCTTTCCGAACCAGACATGGCCGTCAAGAGCAACTGGGAAGCCAGCAGCTGGGAAGTGGAGGAAGTGCTCACCACCACCGACAAGGGTGACGTGGGCGAAGTGGAAGTTGTGGCCAGCCTTGCAGTGAGAGAAAGCCAAGACTTCCTTGACGGCCTTGCCAGCTGGAGCAGTCCAGGCAAAGTGAGCACCGCACTTGAAGCCCTCGACATCCTGACCACTGGCGACAAAGTGAGCAACATGGGCACCATGATGGAGACCCTTGACGACGGCACTGTTGCCGGCAAAGTCAACGAAAGCAGCAGAGACAGCGAAGACGCTGACAGCAGAGATCAAAGCAACAATAGCGTTCATTGTGTATTTATGTTTTTTTAG
- a CDS encoding hypothetical protein (encoded by transcript BEWA_051800A) yields the protein MKIIPLYLIFCYCINGIYGRNHELDINYDINSTRYAVKYELSGTILNRILLPKTNDWFNRVTDGNHVIWEGYRDERCEMLKLHPQKSEKPSVCLYIKYDSCVTFKQFDYRSNHWLLITEITYGCARDVNDSLTAIPSLNICSDEESRKEAEDSREDTLDFALDENLSNTETSDGSSEEPSDQVIADDSTNGNQSEKTKQDNHPCITKDYFPEGRGFAEVKNEGQTLWKARFRCEVCVHVSVVLKHGKFPLAKLRIKLHRDSNYLYFEKEKDEWKSIDKTTYYINSSR from the coding sequence ATGAAGATAATTCCGTTATATCTCATTTTTTGTTATTGCATCAATGGGATATATGGACGGAATCACGAGCTCGATATAAATTATGATATAAACAGTACAAGATATGCAGTAAAATATGAACTAAGTGGCACTATACTAAATAGGATACTTTTGCCAAAAACAAACGACTGGTTTAATAGAGTTACAGATGGAAATCATGTAATCTGGGAGGGATATAGGGATGAAAGATGTGAGATGCTAAAATTGCATCCACAAAAAAGCGAGAAACCATCAGTATGTCTTTATATAAAGTATGATAGCTGTGTAACATTCAAGCAGTTCGACTATAGATCCAACCATTGGCTTCTTATCACGGAAATAACATATGGATGTGCTAGGGATGTCAACGACTCACTCACTGCCATACCATCACTGAACATTTGtagtgatgaagaatctagGAAAGAAGCAGAAGATTCTAGGGAGGATACCTTGGATTTCGCCCTCGAtgaaaatttatcaaacaCAGAAACCTCTGATGGCTCTAGCGAGGAACCATCTGATCAAGTAATTGCAGATGATAGTACAAATGGGAACCAATCAGAGAAAACTAAACAAGATAATCACCCTTGTATTACCAAAGACTATTTTCCAGAGGGAAGAGGTTTTGCAGAGgtaaagaatgagggacAAACACTTTGGAAAGCTCGTTTTAGATGTGAAGTTTGTGTCCATGTATCGGTTGTATTGAAACATGGCAAATTTCCATTAGCAAAATTGCGCATAAAACTTCATAGAGACAGCAATTACTTGTATTTTGAGAAGGAAAAagatgaatggaaaagCATAGATAAAACGACATATTACATAAATTCGAGTAGATAA